The Pochonia chlamydosporia 170 chromosome Unknown PCv3seq00012, whole genome shotgun sequence genome has a segment encoding these proteins:
- a CDS encoding retinol dehydrogenase protein (similar to Neofusicoccum parvum UCRNP2 XP_007579724.1) gives MVSMELPALAISGDIVRPSISSVITNFNLRDGRIRLFWLLQFVNIVSFLLCVLAVANLPTFGSGWWQCLSEKISPETRGTPLQGQHHIAKSRAKVVAVDTWFSLVSIATLDAFAVVFNFNRGLIVTFHRNVSLRMTLFATIVSAGVYAWEVDMLKLNRNSTASVVAALLMYLALGRAVDLIKRPKLGSYAGTIQQYTETTGSFDMSWRYIALLTTTVVAVAVLSTTLLPSRLSGISVFIWVVFEAVFLAAMKVRRTPRYTILSGPILISFACVKWGLDLTNLHPRLVMHPEYFIGLFISGRFLLDAHLRTILRSHKDLHWARENVLISTRSILWGSITLLILEKIGLRLVTFIKPILVLLAYGMSCLVIQTPAIYNITFSNNKSPQVDLSDLQGKVILVTGGNSGLGLESVRQFAMHGPACIYMAGRSKRKCKDAINYIRQFKAATAPIFPLELDLSSFDSVVRAAQVFRRREKALHILINNAGIMMTEKGRTKDGYEIQFGTNFMGHALLTQLLLPALKAASHGRVISVSSDLERIAPENIDNLDELKTAMERVNTCFLYASSKAAQIAWNYVMGMKHRDVKFIAIKPGAVATNLHRNASTLPLKLFLVVLGWLIAVPTKRGVLNHLWASVAKDAKTGEFYAPVGKQCTGSKLSRDPVLSERLWSWTQNELQMHVGEDAFRDEVALDG, from the exons ATGGTGTCTATGGAACTTCCGGCTCTCGCCATCTCGGGTGATATCGTCAGGCCATCGATAAGCTCCGTTATtaccaacttcaacctcaGGGATGGTCGGATTCGTCTCTTCTGGCTCTTACAATTTGTCAACATTGTCTCCTTTCTGCTCTGTGTCTTGGCGGTCGCGAATCTTCCCACTTTTGGATCGGGTTGGTGGCAATGTCTATCAGAAAAAATTTCTCCAGAGACAAGGGGAACGCCGTTGCAAGGTCAGCATCACATCGCCAAGTCGCGGGCCAAAGTTGTGGCTGTTGACACTTGGTTCTCACTCGTGTCGATTGCAACCTTAGACGCCTTTGCAGTggtcttcaacttcaaccgcGGCTTGATAGTGACTTTCCACCGCAATGTGAGCCTTCGCATGACACTCTTTGCTACGATAGTATCGGCTGGCGTGTACGCATGGGAGGTGGATATGTTGAAACTCAATCGAAATAGCACTGCAAGCGTTGTGGCGGCTTTGCTAATGTACCTCGCCCTTGGACGAGCTGTTGATTTAATCAAAAGGCCAAAACTCGGTTCATATGCTGGGACAATCCAACAATACACCGAGACGACAGGTAGCTTCGATATGTCGTGGCGCTACATAGCCCTGCTTACAACAACAGTGGTCGCAGTGGCTGTACTTTCTACAACGCTCCTACCAAGCCGATTGTCGGGTATCAGTGTGTTTATATGGGTTGTGTTCGAG GCAGTGTTTCTAGCAGCAATGAAAGTTCGCAGAACACCTCGGTATACGATATTATCCGGTCCCATATTGATATCCTTTGCCTGCGTCAAATGGGGTTTGGACCTGACTAATTTACACCCTCGACTTGTCATGCATCCCGAGTATTTTATCGGGCTGTTTATATCAGGCCGCTTCCTCCTTGACGCTCACCTCCGAACGATTTTGAGGTCTCACAAAGATCTTCACTGGGCGAGGGAAAACGTCTTGATTTCGACCAGAAGCATCCTTTGGGGCTCCATAACGCTCTTAATTCTGGAAAAGATCGGACTGAGACTTGTCACATTTATCAAACCTATCCTGGTATTGCTAGCCTATGGTATGAGCTGTTTGGTCATTCAGACGCCGGCGATATACAACATTACcttcagcaacaacaaatcTCCACAAGTGGACCTCTCCGATCTCCAAGGCAAGGTTATTCTGGTTACCGGAGGCAATTCGGGGCTAGGACTTGAGTCGGTGCGACAGTTTGCAATGCATGGGCCGGCTTGTATATATATGGCAGGTCGGTCGAAAAGGAAGTGCAAAGATGCAATCAACTACATAAGACAATTCAAAGCAGCTACAGCACCGATTTTCCCCCTAGAACTTGATCTATCATCGTTTGATAGTGTTGTGAGAGCTGCTCAAGTCTTTCGGCGCCGCGAGAAGGCTCTTCACATTCTTATCAACAATGCTGGGATTATGATGACAGAAAAAGGCCGAACAAAAGATGGCTACGAAATTCAATTTGGGACAAATTTTATGGGACATGCGTTACTCACACAATTGCTCCTACCGGCCTTGAAAGCGGCTTCTCACGGTCGAGTGATTTCTGTGTCTTCTGATTTGGAGAGGATTGCACCGGAGAACATAGACAACCTCGATGAGCTGAAAACGGCAATGGAACGCGTAAATACCTGTTTTCTATATGCAAGTTCCAAGGCCGCTCAAATTGCTTGGAATTATGTGATGGGAATGAAACATCGGGACGTCAAGTTTATCGCGATTAAGCCAGGCGCTGTTGCAACCAACCTCCACAGAAACGCGTCAACACTGCCCTTGAAGCTGTTTCTTGTTGTGCTTGGGTGGCTAATCGCTGTACCGACCAAGCGTGGGGTCTTGAACCACCTGTGGGCGTCTGTTGCGAAGGATGCGAAGACAGGAGAATTCTACGCACCTGTGGGGAAGCAATGCACTGGTTCCAAACTCTCCCGCGACCCTGTCCTGTCTGAGCGTCTTTGGAGTTGGACACAAAATGAGCTCCAGATGCATGTCGGCGAGGATGCATTCAGGGATGAAGTGGCGCTTGATGGATGA
- a CDS encoding glycosyltransferase family 90 protein (similar to Metarhizium robertsii ARSEF 23 XP_007824359.1), with protein sequence MALMSSFNPVLVVRCLRAATAFAVVSAIIFASVHISFRWQIGNSRLKVCPSHISEDDFSTAAIRCRILSAQAAARSVRKPQSSTPAEAVAEYKRRYHRPPPKGFEEWVTFALERDSKIIDDFDQIDRDLEPYRDAEARQTFQSLKEKSWDCPLTTRIECRNGTMSTSAQYRYDGELRRLVEPFVDAMPDGLFYLSLIDEPRILSRSGPRPSSVQFQEKIGESIEDLIADSCGQITPQPVESFLYYKDVCRSSNPASLHALVSSPGAFSYTHSLIPVLSFGRMSAFRDILIPCPCYVAHPLAENDPLSFLEKKPVLYWRGSSTGGRATRFGWKNGHRQRFVRFVRSLQEAANALEASQLLGLGVDSLSKKRIQLFKDAFDVHMSDYLQCDDDACKDMERTLGPTNFEPEDTTENYRYLFDLDGNSMSTRFYRLLSREAVVLKQTWFQEWHDDRLTPWAHYIPVSMTMEELPALLEFLINDPNGELLSAEIAKAGSMRSREVLREADMSIYLYRLLLEMTDLLG encoded by the coding sequence ATGGCGTTGATGTCCTCGTTCAATCCCGTGCTTGTCGTGCGTTGCTTGAGGGCTGCGACGGCGTTTGCAGTGGTCTCGGCCATTATTTTTGCCTCGGTACACATATCTTTCCGATGGCAAATTGGCAACAGCCGATTAAAGGTCTGCCCATCTCATATATCCGAAGACGACTTCTCCACAGCGGCCATTCGTTGTCGAATACTCTCTGCACAGGCTGCGGCGCGATCTGTTCGCAAACCCCAGTCGTCAACCCCAGCTGAAGCGGTGGCCGAATACAAACGTCGGTACCAcagaccaccaccaaaaggaTTCGAGGAATGGGTTACATTTGCTCTCGAGCGGGACTCAAAGATCATTGACGACTTCGACCAAATTGACCGAGACCTGGAACCATATCGCGATGCCGAGGCGCGGCAGACCTTCCAATCCCTTAAGGAGAAAAGTTGGGACTGCCCTCTTACAACTCGTATCGAATGTCGGAACGGAACTATGTCGACTTCGGCGCAGTACAGATACGATGGAGAATTGAGAAGGCTGGTTGAGCCATTTGTCGACGCAATGCCTGACGGCCTCTTCTACTTGAGCCTCATCGATGAGCCAAGGATACTTAGTCGCTCTGGACCCCGGCCGAGCTCGGTACAGTTCCAAGAAAAGATCGGAGAATCCATTGAGGATCTGATAGCAGATTCATGTGGTCAAATTACTCCACAGCCGGTAGAGTCATTTCTTTATTACAAGGACGTCTGCCGGTCGTCCAATCCGGCCAGCCTCCACGCCCTTGTCTCGTCACCTGGTGCATTCTCCTATACACACTCACTTATACCGGTTTTGAGCTTCGGGAGAATGTCCGCTTTTCGGGATATCTTGATACCTTGTCCATGCTATGTCGCGCATCCTCTGGCAGAAAACGATCCATTGTCGTTCCTAGAAAAGAAACCTGTCCTCTACTGGCGAGGTTCTTCTACTGGCGGCCGAGCAACACGTTTCGGCTGGAAGAATGGTCACAGACAGCGATTTGTCAGGTTCGTCCGGTCTCTTCAAGAAGCGGCCAACGCGCTTGAAGCGAGCCAGTTACTCGGCTTGGGGGTTGATTCATTGAGCAAGAAGCGTATCCAGCTATTCAAGGATGCATTTGACGTTCATATGAGTGATTATCTTCAGTGTGATGACGATGCCTGCAAGGATATGGAGCGAACACTGGGTCCGACAAATTTTGAGCCCGAGGATACAACTGAAAATTATAGATATCTTTTCGACCTAGATGGAAACAGTATGAGCACTAGGTTTTATCGTCTGCTGTCTAGGGAAGCTGTCGTGTTGAAACAGACTTGGTTCCAGGAGTGGCATGACGACCGCCTTACTCCTTGGGCACACTATATTCCCGTGAGTATGACCATGGAAGAGCTTCCCGCGCTTCTTGAGTTCCTCATAAACGATCCAAATGGTGAACTATTATCTGCGGAGATTGCCAAAGCTGGATCTATGAGGTCACGGGAAGTACTACGGGAGGCTGATATGTCGATCTATCTGTACAGGCTACTACTAGAAATGACAGATCTGTTGGGATAG